The nucleotide sequence cgtcggccggtcagaccgcgggctgcgccggtctgaccgggcaaTACAAGCTGGTCTGACTGGCAGCacatgcccggtctgaccggaccacAAATCCAGTAGTACATGtagatcacctgtgaaatccaatcatctccaaaaccacttcgcaaataaatttcaaatatcaaaaccaataatctccaatgccaattgttcatcacagaataataataaaaaacacctttgatttcaCAAGATTCAACCAGCAATTCTAATGGAACTACGCCACCCATAATGGGATAAGAGACCCTTAAGGCAACCGATGATATCTACCACATGAACCCTAGGGAAGCAAGCATGTGGCATCAGGGGAAAGACCTACCAAGTGTGGTGGATTTGGAGTTGCAATATTGGGGCAGGGAGAAGGAAGAAGCTGGAGGGGATGAGAAGAGGAATGAGCTTCTGGACAATGGTGGCTGGTCACTGAAAAAGTggttcttttctcctttttatcCGCATGCAAATTTGCCAATGGTCCATTCATGTCAGCGAGGAAATTAGGTGTGCCCGCAATATTTTGGTGCTTTGTTCCAAACCATTTGACGCGAAGCGAAATTAGCTACATTCCTGACTTCCACTGTCGACCCGTTATGTCCATCGATAGCCTTGTCCACGTCATGGTGTCACTGGTTACCCATTTATATATCGTGGTGATCAGACCCTTTTTTAGtcaatttatatattattttaaaaataattagagaacaattcaaatattttatctGAAAAGGTCAAACGTTTCCAATTTTTTAACACGATAGCAAATAGAGTTCAAATACAATCATGTTTTTctccaaattataaaaaaatatggttaatatatttcatattactTGAATATTTAGGAGATTCTATTGTTTAGAATTGCTGAAAAATCAAATAACATCAAATCATGCATGCTGGACGTGCTTTggttaaagaaaaaaagaaatcagaTTCCTACGATTAGTCATCATTTGGTAAACAATCCATTTGCTATTGCAACCAACTTCACAAAAGCTAGCTGAGCTTCACAGCCTCTTTATTCGCCAAGCCAACCGGGGCAAGCAAAGGTAAATCCTCAagctttaatttggtttttataCCCCTATATATATGCACAAGAATGTCATCTCATGCAAGCTACCACCTGCAAACACATAACGATCATTACATTTGATGCTTCTCTTGGAGAAATGCAACCAGCTGCTGCAATCTCTTGCTACATCAGCTGCCttgaggcagcagcagcagccgttaGCTTCTCTTCTCCCAGCatgcgacgacgacaacgacgactaACGACACCAGCTGCTCTTCTCCCTTTCTCTACTGCTCCTGACAAGTATGGGCTGCCTCGACATCGATTTGCCCCAATCTCTGCTGCCATAAACTTTTCCCCGGATGGTGAGTGATTTCATATGATTGTATGCTCGAAGAAATGTCCAGAGTTACAATCATTAAACTTCAGACTTGTTTTTCTCAATGTGTACTCTATGTACATGATCCTAAAAACAGCATTCTGATGAGTTCCTGACAACGTTTTCTCGGTCTTGCGTGCATGATGATCAATGAAAGCTCTGGTGCATCCCGCTCGCGAAAGCGAAAGGCAGAAGGAGAAGGCCGGAAGAAACATGGGAGGACAGGAGATGATCGTGGAGGCGGGAGACAGCGTCACGCTGCAATTCCCGGTCACGGAGATTGTTGGCGGCGACGAATCTAAGGTGAACAACGCCATCGAGGTTGCGATCGATCATGGCGACGTGCTCACCATCTCGCTGAGGGATCGTGAGCAGCAGAAGAAGCAACAGCCGAGCCTTCTCGATGTGCGCCTCTTGATGACACCGGGCTATGATGAGAAGAAGGTGGAGTGGCGGTCCAAGAAGGTCGATGACAAAGTGTGGTTAGAGGTGACCATCAAGAAGAAGGCTCCTACGGAAGATGGAACGAGGATTGTTGACATCAGCGCCATCGAAGAGAATTAGAGAAACCTCATAAACATATATTATTAGTGCTTTTGTTCGTGCCAAAAAAACAATTCTTTACTCTTCAGTCACCGACTCACTAGATGAGATGTGTAGCCCTTACAAATCATCCATGCAACTGCGCAGCTAGCTAATATAAAATGTCAATACGTTATTGGGAGTAATTTCTTTTTTCACGTGTTCACTACTATAGAAGAAcaaattcatctaaaataacACAATGACTATATAAATTTAAAGTGTGTGTTGATTGTTTATAAAATTTCAAGTATTTTAGACTAAAATGCATTGTGTCGTATGAGTTCTAATTATGGACATTACATTTTGTCGTGTTAGTTCTAATCAATGAGTTTTATATGATTTACATCTCCTGAATTCACCAAACTAAATGAAACACCTTTCctatttaaaataaatattttggtTTGCCCAATTGGGTGTTTCCTACCAATTCAAAACAGATCACATTATTCTTCTCAATGGCACCAAAATGAAGCTCATCGAATACCAAGTCGTCACACCATTACTAAAAATTGCAAGGTACTTTTGTCATTGTCTATTGTCTAATTAATTGTTGCTAAATGACATCTTATCAAAATACAGTATTTGTCAACCGTTATCGAGTTCATTATGCTTTAGAGAATGTGTGCAATCTACCATCATTATCTCCTCGCTTGTGTCCTATGTGCTTAGGGTAAAGACAAAGACAGCTTGAAAAGGTTTGACACCACGCTATTACCTAGCCGTAAGCTCGTTGCCACTTGCCCTCAAGTCACCTATTGTCCTTTCAATGGTCGGTGGCATCCTTTTATTTTGTTGATGTTGGTCACTTAGTATATGGAACACTTACATGTTTGATTGAATTCATAGGCATGGGATGGATGTAGAATTGATATAATATCCTTTATAAACTAATTAGTATACTGTACTGTATAGCTTAACTGATTTATTGCTAAGAATTTGATTAAACTCGAGGATCTTTgatccccacaaaaaaaaactcaaggaTCTTTgatgaatatatattttttatacaaaagaagatgttgatataaagtttattaaaatatcaaaaaaatatagAATGTAATTGTTAGGATGTTaccagcatttttttttgtagaTCTAGTTTAAGTATGTTTGTTAAATGAAGTGATATATAACGATATAATCTGTGTATTGACAAATTTATTCGTGGTTTTTTTCATGACTGTACGTTGTATGACATGGAAAGGGTGAGAGTATAGCTCAAGATTACATATAATGCTTTAATTCAAACTGTACTAAATATGGATCTTCAATTTATAGTTCAATTGTAATGAATTATGATGATTTATCTCTGTTTAGCCATTCGCATTGCTATAAGCTTCCCATTCTAGGAATCTCTTCATGTTTCTTCCTTTTCTACATCATGTGCATAAGTAGTTATTACATGTAAATATGCAATCGCAAACCTCAAGGAGAATAGAGGTTTGTCGGAGGGTGTTTTCCTTTTCTACTGATCTGAATTCGGTCCAGAAGAATTCTTGAGGTTTGCGATTGCATATTTACTGCAAATATGAAGATTTTGTTGACATTGTTCGTTTGGAAATTTTCCGAAAAGCTAATTATAGGTTCTTCTCTCCATCGAAACAATAGGGCCGTTATGCTTATTACTAAACTTGTTGAAGAGATGAAATAGAACCAAGGTCTATCTTTTTATCAGAGGTTAAATCAATCATCAGAAGAAAAATTAGGCCAAAAATTAGGATACATTCTGGGAAAATGATGATTTGCAGTAAAATGCAATCGCAAACCTCAAGGATTCTTCTGGACTGAATTCAGAAGTAGTTATTACATGTACAAGCACATTGCAGAAGGAAGATGTTATCAAACAATAACTATCAGAGTTTCAAGCTCTTACAACCTCACCTTCAAGCCATGGTTCTCACTGAAGATGGttttaacataaaaaaataaaacttagaACTCTTATTATATATCTTGCTGCCTCTGTTTGATTTACATGTTCCTATGTGTGGCTGTATGCATTATATAATAACTGTATAAATAAATTTCATTTGGCAGCATACATTTCAATTTTCGTTGAGCTAAGAATTATTGTAGCAATGCTCGGGGTATCTTCTAGTTTAATTATTTAATGTTATCTTCAATATTAGACTATGGCCATTGATTTCTCATACAATTGAACTATATGCTTGCAAGAATATAAATAGTTGCCATGCAGCTTTTGTAAAGGTGCAATGCTGGGAACATGATGCTAAACTTGTTGTCGGAGGGTGTTTTCGTTTTCACGGAAGCACCTGAGATATGACAAAAAGAAAAGTGGAAATATTTTTAGGTTAAGGGGTGTGAAGtgtactctctttttttttaacgtttTAGATTTCAGGAATAAGTTAAGCCTTGTACCTGAACAGAGAAGACATGCATTGTGTGCCCACATTTCTCTGGTGCTTTTGTGAGAATGATAACACTTCCTGCATCAAGTTTAGCATCATCTTTGTTAATTTGTTCCTTTAGAAAAAGCTAGCTAAGCTGCTCATTAGCAACTTCTTTGATCAGTTATTCCAAGCATTCTGCAGGGCGAAGCAAAGTTAAAGAATGTATATATCTCCTCCTCCTGATCTCTATATAAGCTACCCTCcgaagtagctagctagcacaccAAAACTAACAGATTTAGTACATAAACTGAGCAGCAATGTCCATGGTTACATCTTTCAACCTCCTGATGAGCCAGACGGCGCCTCCGGTACTGAAAGCTCCCTTTGGTGCAGCCCTGCGATCCGCAGGCAAGCCAGCAGCGGCATTGGCCCTCCAAAGGAAGTCTCCGCGTCTTTTGGTGCGTGCTAATAATTCTCCGAAAAGCCCTGCTGATACTGGGCATCCCTTTGGCATCGCACCCTTTGGTGAGTCTCTGTTGTAAATATTCCGAAAGCATATTATAGTATTTGCTGGTATAAATTTCAAAATaagtacaatttttttaagtttatagacaGCATAGTGTACTGTAATATGTTTTAGTTTTCATTATATTCAGCTCCTAACTTTATTCTAATTTCATACGAATTTTATTTCTCGATTTGGTTCATCTTTAGTAGTACGATATCTGTGAAGTTTAAGTTTAGTTTTAGGGTAATCTTACCATCCTTTAAGTGCTgggaggtaccaaatttttcTAGTGTAGAACTTGGTACCTCGAGATaccaaaataatttttagtgtaaaatatatttttatgactAAATTATACAAGGTAATAAAGGACAAAGGCCTTCCTGTTGATTTAGTTGAGTATGAAGGCCGGAACAACATGGTTTCCGCCGATGTTGTTCTATCCTTTTCTCAAGGACCATAAAATTTCTCTCAGTTCTATTATTTTCTTCCCTGTTGTATATGCAATGCAAGTCTAATAAGCATTTATATTTCATATGCCATGTGATATGTGGCACATATATATCATATGTGATATAAGCCCTGGTGCACCCCAAGTTCCCACCGACGTCAGGCAACAGGTGGAGGATCACGGAGGACGACGACTACGTGAAGCTGTGGTTCCACGTCGGGGAGATAGACAGGGAGAAGCTCAAGGTTCGGATCGAGCACGACACGGTGCTCCTCGTCAgctacggcggcgccggcgacgagacgTCGACGCCGGCGAACTCCCTCGACGTGCGCCTGCTGCTGCCGAACAAGCCGTACGACACGGCCAAGGTCGAGGCCGAGCTCACCTTCGGGACGCTGCTGGTGACCGTCGCCAAGCGCAAGCCCCTGCAGGGGCGTGACAAGGTCGGAATCCCGATCACTCCGGCTCCAAGCAATGAGAAAACCACTACCGCCACCGGACAAACCGGTAGCGAGACCTAGCTATATATCTaatcttaaaagtggcaaatagttaaatgtcgCTCAGCGGAGAGCTTAGTTACGAGATAGATCCATGTGCCGTCGATCAATCTTGCTCCGAGAAATAAAAATGGGTCAATAATCTTGTTCTATTTGG is from Oryza sativa Japonica Group chromosome 9, ASM3414082v1 and encodes:
- the LOC9270238 gene encoding small heat shock protein, chloroplastic, coding for MSMVTSFNLLMSQTAPPVLKAPFGAALRSAGKPAAALALQRKSPRLLVRANNSPKSPADTGHPFGIAPFALVHPKFPPTSGNRWRITEDDDYVKLWFHVGEIDREKLKVRIEHDTVLLVSYGGAGDETSTPANSLDVRLLLPNKPYDTAKVEAELTFGTLLVTVAKRKPLQGRDKVGIPITPAPSNEKTTTATGQTGSET